One genomic region from Hemitrygon akajei unplaced genomic scaffold, sHemAka1.3 Scf000069, whole genome shotgun sequence encodes:
- the LOC140722102 gene encoding uncharacterized protein produces MAHQRVHTREQPFTCSECGKGFTQSSNLQSHQRVHTGEKPFTCSECGKGFTHSGNLQRHQQAHTGERPFTCSVCGKRFTQSSNLQRHQQVHTGEKPFTCSVCGKGFTLSSTLMVHQRVHTGEKPFTCSVCGQRFTNLFSLQRHQRVHTGEKPFTCSVCGKGFTRSCTLLVHQRVHTGEKPFTCSVCGKGFTQSSTLLVHQQVHTGERPFTCSVCGKGFTLSSTLLVHQRVHTGEKPFTCSVCGKGFTQSSTLLVHQQVHTGEKPFTCSVCGKGFTLSSTLLAHQRVHTGERPFTCSVCGKGFTLSSTLLVHQQVHTMEKPFTCSVCGKSFTHLSTLWNHQQVHTGERPFTCSVCGKGFSQSSTLLVHQQVHTGEKPFTCSVCGKSFTHLSTLQRHQRVHTGEKPFTCSVCGKGFTQSCTLLVHQRVHTGERPFTCSVCGKGFTQSFTLQGHQRVHTRERPFTC; encoded by the coding sequence agaagccgttcacctgctcagaatgtgggaagggattcactcactcaggcaacctacagagacatcagcaagctCATacaggggagaggccattcacctgctcagtctgtgggaagagattcactcagtcatccaacctacagagacaccagcaagttcacactggggagaagccgttcacctgctcagtctgtgggaaaggattcactctgtcatctaccctaatggtacatcagcgagttcacactggggagaagccgttcacctgctcagtctgtgggcaGAGATTCACTAATTTattcagcctacagagacatcagcgagttcacactggggagaagccattcacctgctcagtctgtgggaaaggattcactcggtcatgtaccctactggtacatcagcgagttcacactggggagaagccgttcacctgctcagtctgtgggaagggattcacacagtcatctacactactggtacatcagcaagttcatactggggagaggccattcacctgctcagtctgtgggaagggattcactctgtcatctaccctactggtacatcagcgagttcacactggggagaagccgttcacctgctcagtctgtgggaagggattcactcagtcatctaccctactggtacatcagcaagttcacactggggagaagccgttcacctgctcagtctgtgggaagggattcactctgtcatctaccctactggcacatcagcgagttcacactggggagaggccgttcacctgctcagtctgtgggaagggattcactctgtcatctaccctactggtacatcagcaagttcacactatggagaagccgttcacctgctcagtctgtgggaagagcttcACTCATTTATCCACCCTATGGaatcatcagcaagttcacactggggagaggccattcacctgctcagtctgtgggaagggattcagtcagtcatctaccctactggtacatcagcaagttcacactggggagaagccgttcacctgctctgtctgtgggaagagcttcactcatttatccaccctacagagacaccagcgagttcacactggggagaagccgttcacctgctcagtctgtgggaagggattcactcagtcatgtaCCCttctggtacatcagcgagttcacactggggagaggccgttcacctgctcagtctgtgggaaaggattcactcagtcattcacCCTACAGGgtcatcaacgagttcacactagagagaggccgttcacctgctga